One segment of Mycobacterium spongiae DNA contains the following:
- a CDS encoding DUF3107 domain-containing protein gives MEVKIGITDNPRELVFSSEQTPDEVEELVRDALRDDSGLLTLTDERGRRYLIHAAKVAYVEIGAADSRRVGFGIGADVAGGSAGKAAKSG, from the coding sequence GTGGAGGTCAAGATCGGTATCACTGATAATCCGCGCGAGCTGGTGTTCTCCAGTGAGCAGACGCCCGATGAGGTCGAAGAGCTCGTGCGCGATGCGCTGCGCGATGACTCGGGTCTGCTGACCCTGACCGACGAGCGGGGTCGGCGCTATCTGATTCACGCCGCTAAGGTCGCCTATGTGGAAATCGGTGCCGCCGATAGCCGTCGCGTCGGATTTGGCATCGGGGCCGATGTTGCCGGTGGCTCCGCCGGAAAGGCCGCTAAGAGCGGGTAA
- a CDS encoding TetR/AcrR family transcriptional regulator: MSDLARAAQRRAARSSDNGRPVEGVPATGRRGNRLPRDERRGQLLVVASDVFVDRGYHAAGMDEIADRAGVSKPVLYQHFSSKLELYLAVLRRHVNNLVAGVQQALSTTTDNQQRLRVAVQAFFDFIEHDGQGYRLIFENDIVTEPEVAAQVRVATESCIDAVFALISADSGLDPHRARMIAVGLVGMSVDSARYWLDSDRPISKSDAVEGTVQFAWGGLSHVPLTRS; the protein is encoded by the coding sequence ATGAGCGATCTCGCCAGAGCGGCGCAACGACGTGCCGCCAGATCGTCCGACAACGGTCGGCCGGTCGAAGGTGTTCCGGCCACCGGCCGACGCGGCAACCGCTTGCCCCGCGATGAACGTCGCGGGCAACTGCTTGTCGTCGCCAGCGACGTGTTTGTCGACCGCGGTTACCACGCTGCAGGCATGGACGAGATCGCCGATCGCGCGGGAGTCAGTAAGCCCGTTCTGTACCAGCATTTTTCCAGCAAGCTGGAACTTTACCTGGCAGTACTACGTCGACACGTGAACAACCTGGTGGCCGGCGTGCAGCAGGCACTGAGCACGACCACCGACAACCAGCAGCGGTTGCGTGTGGCCGTCCAGGCTTTCTTCGACTTCATCGAGCACGACGGCCAGGGATACCGCCTGATCTTCGAGAACGACATCGTCACCGAGCCCGAGGTCGCCGCGCAGGTGCGCGTCGCCACCGAGTCATGCATCGACGCGGTATTCGCGCTCATCAGCGCCGATTCCGGGCTCGACCCGCACCGCGCTCGGATGATTGCCGTGGGCTTGGTCGGCATGAGCGTCGATTCCGCCAGATACTGGCTGGACTCCGACCGCCCGATCTCGAAGTCAGACGCCGTCGAGGGCACCGTGCAATTCGCCTGGGGTGGGTTGTCCCACGTGCCGCTTACCCGCTCTTAG
- a CDS encoding DUF3152 domain-containing protein: MTFPGPAGSTGQVPVLHDEWREPLRAQRDPTAGTDGRPRVDRDRKRQWRRQTWLGRFVSAYGWRAYALPFLVALTAVVVYQTVTGTSAPRPAAAQTVHDSPAIGVVGTAILDAPPRGLAAFDANLPAGTLPDGGPFTQAGDKSWRVVPGTTPRVGQGTAKVFTYTVEIENGLDLTMYGGDDAFAHMVDQTLANPKGWTHNPQFAFIRADSGQPDFRISLVSPVTVREGCGYEFPLETSCYNPAFGPDRQARVFINEARWVRGAVPFEGDIGSYRQYVINHEVGHAIGYLGHEPCETEGGLAPVMMQQTFSTSNDDAAKFDPDWVKADGKTCRFNPWPYPIA, from the coding sequence ATGACGTTTCCGGGGCCTGCCGGCAGCACAGGTCAGGTGCCCGTGCTGCATGACGAGTGGCGCGAGCCGCTGCGGGCTCAGCGCGACCCGACCGCCGGTACCGACGGACGCCCCCGTGTTGACCGCGACCGGAAGCGCCAATGGCGCAGACAAACCTGGTTAGGGCGGTTCGTGTCGGCCTACGGCTGGCGCGCCTACGCACTACCTTTCCTGGTGGCACTCACCGCCGTGGTGGTGTACCAGACAGTGACGGGGACGAGTGCGCCAAGGCCGGCCGCCGCGCAGACCGTCCATGATTCGCCTGCCATCGGCGTGGTGGGCACCGCGATCCTCGACGCACCGCCACGCGGCCTGGCGGCCTTCGATGCCAATCTGCCGGCCGGGACGCTGCCCGACGGCGGCCCATTTACCCAAGCGGGGGACAAATCGTGGCGTGTTGTGCCAGGCACCACCCCGCGCGTTGGCCAAGGCACCGCCAAGGTGTTCACGTACACCGTCGAGATCGAGAACGGTCTCGACCTCACGATGTACGGCGGTGATGACGCATTCGCTCACATGGTGGATCAGACGCTCGCCAATCCCAAGGGCTGGACTCACAACCCGCAGTTCGCGTTCATCCGGGCCGATAGCGGGCAACCCGACTTTCGGATTTCACTGGTGTCACCGGTGACGGTGCGCGAAGGATGTGGCTACGAATTCCCCTTGGAGACGTCGTGCTACAACCCGGCGTTCGGGCCCGACCGCCAGGCGCGTGTGTTCATCAACGAGGCGCGCTGGGTACGTGGAGCGGTTCCGTTCGAAGGTGATATCGGTTCCTACCGGCAGTATGTGATCAATCATGAGGTCGGCCATGCCATTGGCTATCTGGGCCACGAGCCATGCGAGACCGAGGGTGGCCTGGCTCCGGTGATGATGCAGCAGACTTTCTCCACCTCCAATGACGACGCGGCCAAGTTCGATCCCGACTGGGTCAAGGCGGATGGCAAAACCTGCCGGTTCAATCCCTGGCCCTACCCGATCGCCTAG
- the moeZ gene encoding adenylyltransferase/sulfurtransferase MoeZ codes for MPTSLPPLVEPAPALSRDEVARYSRHLIIPDLGVDGQQRLKNARVLVIGAGGLGAPTLFYLAAAGVGTIGIVDFDVVDESNLQRQIIHGVADIGRSKAQSARDSIVAINPLIEVRLHEVRLEAANAVDLFKQYDLIVDGTDNFATRYLVNDAAVLAGKPYVWGSIYRFEGQVSVFWEDAPDGLGLNYRDLYPEPPPPGMVPSCAEGGVLGIICASIASVMGTEAIKLITGIGETLLGRLMVYDALEMSYRTITIRKDPSTPRITGLIDYEQFCGVVSDAAHQAASGSTITPLELRDLMDSGKKMALIDVREPVEWDIVHIDGAQLIPKSLINSGEGLAKMPQDRTPVLYCKTGVRSAEALAAVKKAGFSDAVHLQGGIVAWAKQMQPDMVMY; via the coding sequence GTGCCGACATCGTTGCCGCCACTGGTTGAGCCCGCGCCCGCGCTGAGTCGCGACGAGGTGGCCCGCTACAGCCGCCATTTGATCATTCCCGACCTTGGTGTCGACGGGCAGCAGCGGTTGAAGAACGCACGGGTGCTGGTGATCGGCGCCGGCGGGCTTGGAGCTCCGACATTGTTTTACCTAGCCGCCGCCGGTGTTGGCACGATCGGCATCGTCGACTTCGACGTCGTCGATGAGTCAAACCTGCAACGTCAGATCATCCACGGTGTGGCTGACATCGGACGGTCCAAGGCGCAATCGGCCCGCGACTCCATCGTCGCTATCAATCCCCTGATCGAGGTGCGACTACACGAGGTTAGGCTCGAAGCTGCTAACGCGGTGGACCTGTTCAAACAGTACGACCTGATCGTGGACGGCACCGACAACTTCGCGACTCGGTACCTGGTCAACGATGCCGCGGTGCTGGCCGGGAAGCCTTACGTGTGGGGGTCGATCTACCGCTTCGAGGGTCAGGTGTCGGTGTTCTGGGAGGACGCTCCAGACGGTCTCGGCCTCAACTATCGCGACCTTTATCCGGAGCCGCCGCCACCGGGCATGGTGCCGTCGTGCGCCGAGGGGGGCGTGCTGGGCATCATCTGTGCCTCGATTGCCTCGGTGATGGGCACCGAGGCAATCAAACTGATCACCGGGATCGGTGAAACTCTGCTGGGCCGGTTGATGGTGTACGACGCGCTGGAGATGAGCTACCGCACAATCACCATCCGCAAGGATCCATCGACACCGCGGATCACGGGGTTGATCGATTACGAGCAGTTCTGTGGCGTGGTGTCCGACGCCGCCCATCAAGCGGCCAGCGGCTCCACCATCACCCCGCTGGAGTTGCGCGATTTGATGGATTCCGGCAAGAAGATGGCGCTGATCGACGTTCGTGAGCCGGTCGAGTGGGACATCGTGCATATCGACGGAGCCCAGCTCATTCCGAAGTCACTGATCAACTCCGGGGAGGGCCTGGCCAAGATGCCCCAGGACCGCACACCGGTGCTGTACTGCAAGACAGGTGTGCGCTCGGCCGAGGCGCTGGCTGCGGTGAAGAAGGCCGGTTTCTCCGACGCGGTCCACCTGCAGGGCGGCATCGTGGCCTGGGCCAAGCAGATGCAGCCCGACATGGTGATGTACTAG
- a CDS encoding IS110 family transposase has protein sequence MIFIGDDWAEDHHDVHVMDQAGTRLASRRLSEGLTGVRQLHELIAAHAEEPGQVVIGIETDRGLWVGALAAAGYQVFAINPLAVARYRDRHHVSGAKSDASDAKLLADLVRTDRHNHRSLAGDSSTAEAIKVLARAHQNLIWARTRHTNALRSTLREYYPSALAAFEDLAHGDTLEVLRRAPTPEQATRLSLPAIQSALKRGGRQRYIAARAREILAALRTEQLSAPAAVSAAFAASTRAAVSIIAELNRQINELEASLADHFETHPDADIYLSLPGLGAVLGARVLGEFGDDPNRYTDAKSRKNYAGTSPLTVASGKKRAVLARHARNRRLYDAIDQWAFCALVASPGARAFYDQHRGAGDTHHQALRALANRLVAILHGCLRHHNRYDEHTAWAHRTPTAA, from the coding sequence GTGATTTTCATCGGAGACGACTGGGCCGAAGACCATCACGACGTGCATGTGATGGACCAGGCCGGTACGCGGTTGGCGTCACGGCGGCTCTCTGAAGGCTTGACCGGCGTTCGCCAGCTCCACGAGCTGATCGCGGCGCACGCCGAGGAGCCGGGTCAGGTGGTGATCGGCATCGAAACCGACCGGGGCTTGTGGGTGGGCGCCCTGGCGGCGGCCGGCTATCAGGTGTTTGCGATCAATCCCCTGGCGGTGGCCCGCTACCGCGATCGCCACCACGTCTCGGGAGCCAAATCCGATGCCAGCGATGCCAAACTGCTGGCTGACTTGGTGCGCACTGATCGACACAACCATCGCTCGCTCGCCGGCGACAGCTCCACCGCTGAAGCCATCAAAGTTCTGGCCCGCGCACATCAGAACCTGATTTGGGCACGCACCCGCCACACCAACGCGCTGCGCAGCACGTTGCGGGAGTACTACCCGAGCGCACTGGCGGCTTTCGAGGACCTCGCCCACGGCGACACCCTGGAGGTGCTCAGGCGCGCCCCTACCCCAGAACAGGCCACCCGGCTGAGCCTGCCAGCGATCCAGTCTGCGCTCAAACGCGGCGGGCGCCAGCGCTATATCGCCGCCCGCGCCCGCGAAATCCTCGCCGCGCTGCGCACCGAGCAGCTATCGGCACCCGCAGCGGTCAGCGCCGCGTTCGCGGCCAGCACCCGCGCCGCGGTCAGCATCATCGCAGAGCTCAACCGCCAGATTAACGAGCTCGAGGCCAGCCTCGCCGACCATTTTGAGACACACCCGGACGCCGACATCTACCTCTCCCTGCCAGGACTCGGTGCTGTACTCGGCGCCCGGGTGCTCGGTGAGTTCGGGGACGACCCGAATCGCTACACCGATGCCAAGTCTCGCAAAAACTACGCCGGAACCTCACCTTTGACTGTTGCGTCGGGCAAGAAACGCGCCGTGCTGGCCCGCCACGCACGCAACCGCCGTCTCTACGACGCCATCGACCAATGGGCCTTCTGCGCCCTGGTGGCCAGCCCCGGCGCCCGCGCGTTCTACGACCAACACCGCGGCGCCGGCGACACCCACCACCAAGCCTTACGCGCCCTAGCCAACCGTCTCGTCGCCATCCTGCACGGCTGCCTACGACACCACAACCGATACGACGAACACACCGCCTGGGCACACCGCACCCCAACTGCCGCTTGA
- a CDS encoding TIGR02569 family protein produces the protein MSVEPPPEHALAAFGLSGVNPDPLGPSWEGGWRCGEVVLSTVSDHARAAWSARVRETLFVDGVRLARPVRSTDGRYVVSSWRADTFVAGTPEPRHDEVVSAAVRLHEASGKLDRPRFLTQSPTLPWTDIDVFIAADRAAWEERPLQSVPPGAQTAPATAEPQASVDLINQLAGLRKPTKSPNQLVHGDLYGTVLFAGTAAPGITDIAPYWRPASWAAGVAVVDALSWGEADEGLVERWNALPEWPQMLLRAIMFRLAVHALHPRSTADAFPGLARTAALVRLML, from the coding sequence GTGAGTGTCGAGCCACCGCCGGAGCACGCATTGGCGGCATTCGGCTTGTCCGGTGTGAATCCCGATCCGTTGGGTCCCAGCTGGGAAGGTGGCTGGCGGTGCGGTGAAGTCGTGTTGTCGACGGTTTCCGATCACGCCCGCGCGGCGTGGTCGGCCCGGGTGCGCGAGACGTTGTTTGTCGACGGCGTCCGCCTGGCCAGGCCGGTGCGTTCGACTGACGGGCGGTACGTGGTGTCCAGTTGGCGGGCAGACACATTCGTCGCCGGCACGCCGGAACCCAGGCATGACGAAGTCGTTTCGGCGGCGGTGCGACTGCACGAAGCCAGCGGAAAACTGGACCGGCCTCGATTCCTGACCCAAAGTCCCACCTTGCCGTGGACGGACATCGATGTGTTCATTGCCGCTGACCGGGCCGCGTGGGAGGAACGACCATTGCAATCGGTCCCGCCGGGAGCGCAGACTGCCCCTGCGACAGCTGAACCGCAGGCATCGGTCGATCTGATCAATCAGCTTGCGGGGCTGCGCAAGCCAACCAAGAGCCCCAACCAGCTGGTGCACGGAGATCTCTACGGAACAGTGCTTTTCGCCGGCACTGCTGCTCCCGGGATTACCGACATCGCGCCTTACTGGAGGCCTGCGTCCTGGGCCGCCGGGGTAGCCGTCGTCGACGCGCTGTCGTGGGGCGAGGCCGACGAAGGACTTGTCGAGCGGTGGAATGCATTGCCAGAGTGGCCGCAAATGCTGTTGCGCGCAATCATGTTCCGTCTGGCGGTGCACGCGCTTCACCCGCGCTCCACCGCCGACGCGTTTCCGGGCTTGGCCCGCACTGCGGCGCTAGTGCGGTTGATGCTCTAA
- a CDS encoding MGMT family protein, whose protein sequence is MAPVTDDQVERVRSLVAAIPPGRVATYGDIAAVAGLSSPRIVGWIMRTDSSDLPWHRVITASGRPARHLVTRQLELLRAEGILSVDGKVALRGVRHEFPPS, encoded by the coding sequence GTGGCGCCCGTGACGGACGATCAAGTCGAACGCGTGCGCTCGCTGGTCGCGGCCATTCCCCCCGGCAGGGTCGCCACCTACGGCGATATCGCTGCCGTCGCTGGCCTTTCCAGTCCACGCATCGTCGGCTGGATCATGCGCACCGATTCCTCGGACCTGCCGTGGCACCGGGTGATCACCGCTTCCGGGCGCCCAGCGCGTCATTTGGTGACCCGGCAACTGGAGCTGTTGCGCGCCGAAGGCATCCTCAGCGTCGACGGCAAGGTCGCGCTGCGCGGAGTCCGTCACGAATTTCCGCCCAGCTGA
- a CDS encoding alpha/beta fold hydrolase — protein MTADLHVHRYGPPGPVQVVAIHGVTEHGQAWELLADHLPEISIAAPDLLGHGRSSWAAPWTIDANVSALAALVSEESDQPVVVVGHSFGGAIALQLAAAHPDLVAALILLDPAVGLDGSRVREVVDAMVAFPDYPDAAEARAEKATGAWADVDPVVLDAELAEHLISLPNGRYGWRISLPAMVCYWSELARGIKLPPAGTATTVVRATKADPQYVSDQLISALHGRLGADFQLLDFECGHMVPQARPTEVATVIRDRLKAG, from the coding sequence GTGACCGCAGACCTTCACGTGCATCGCTATGGACCGCCCGGCCCGGTGCAGGTGGTGGCGATTCACGGGGTGACCGAGCACGGCCAGGCTTGGGAACTCCTGGCCGACCACTTGCCCGAAATCAGCATCGCCGCACCTGATCTGCTGGGTCACGGCAGGTCGTCGTGGGCGGCGCCCTGGACCATCGATGCAAATGTTTCGGCACTCGCCGCACTGGTCAGCGAAGAGTCCGACCAGCCGGTGGTCGTGGTTGGGCACTCGTTCGGGGGCGCTATCGCGCTGCAGCTGGCCGCGGCTCACCCGGACCTGGTGGCGGCGCTGATCCTGCTCGATCCTGCCGTCGGTTTGGACGGATCGCGTGTGCGCGAAGTAGTCGACGCTATGGTGGCCTTCCCCGACTACCCAGACGCAGCCGAGGCGCGTGCCGAGAAGGCGACCGGCGCGTGGGCGGACGTGGACCCCGTCGTGCTGGACGCCGAACTCGCCGAACACCTCATCTCATTGCCAAACGGACGCTATGGCTGGCGAATCAGCCTGCCAGCGATGGTGTGCTACTGGAGTGAACTCGCCCGCGGCATCAAGCTGCCACCGGCTGGGACGGCGACCACCGTGGTGCGTGCAACAAAGGCTGACCCGCAATACGTGAGCGACCAACTCATCTCCGCGCTTCACGGCCGACTAGGAGCCGATTTCCAGCTGCTGGATTTCGAGTGTGGGCACATGGTGCCGCAGGCAAGGCCAACCGAGGTCGCCACCGTGATCCGCGATCGGCTCAAGGCGGGCTAG